One genomic region from Capra hircus breed San Clemente chromosome 18, ASM170441v1, whole genome shotgun sequence encodes:
- the ADGRG5 gene encoding adhesion G-protein coupled receptor G5, with product MDCCWAPFLYLCLLASQSRTAEASQETLDWMKRMEAAAKRRSNTSFAELIHGLELRLLNASFGGYNLTLQTHIIQALAFKLNCNFTGLSLSSATVEKVPQAQPQHAMQFPAELTQNACRTRSGDLRLICIYFSSTRFFQKDINSSLLSNYVLGAQLSHGYVSNLSEPVNISFWHNQSLEGYTVTCVFWKERASKHHWGAWSPEGCRTERPTPSQVLCRCNHLTYFAVLMQISQAPIPAELLAPLTYISLVGCSISIVASLLTVLLHVQARKQSDSVTRIHMNLHASVLLLNIAFLLSPVLATPPVPGAACVALAATLHYALLSCLTWMAIEGFNLYLLLGRVYNIYIRRYVLKLCAVGWGVPAFLVLLLLAVKSSVYGPCRIQLSDSQGNSTGFKTMSICWVQSPWVHGVLVMGYGGLTSLFNLVVLAWALRVLNKLRAQEKAPGTRACRDAVTVLGLTVLLGTTWALAFFSFSVFLLPQLFLFTIFNSLYGFFLFLWFCSQRYRSEAEAEAEMEVFTSSQMVQ from the exons ATGGATTGCTGCTGGGCCCCTTTCCTCTACCTGTGCCTCTTGGCGTCTCAGAGCAGGACGGCAG AGGCATCCCAGGAGACCCTGGACTGGATGAAGAGAATGGAGGCGGCAGCTAAGAGGAGGAGCAACACGTCTTTTGCTGA GCTCATTCATGGCCTAGAGTTGAGGCTGCTCAATGCCAGCTTCGGGGGCTACAACCTCACCTTGCAGACGCACATCATCCAGGCACTGGCCTTCAAGCTGAACTGCAACTTCACTGGCCTCTCTCTGAGCAGTGCCACTGTGGAGAAGGTCCCCCAG GCCCAGCCCCAGCACGCCATGCAGTTCCCGGCCGAGCTGACCCAGAATGCCTGCAGGACACGCTCTGGGGATCTTCGTCTCATCTGTATCTACTTCTCCAGCACCCGCTTTTTCCAG AAAGACATCAACTCATCTCTGCTCAGCAACTATGTTCTGGGGGCCCAGCTGAGCCATGGATACGTGAGCAACCTCAGCGAACCAGTGAACATCAGCTTCTGGCACAACCAAAGCCTG GAAGGCTACACAGTGACCTGTGTCTTCTGGAAGGAGAGAGCCAGCAAGCACCACTGGGGGGCCTGGAGCCCCGAGGGCTGTCGCACGGAGCGGCCCACACCTTCCCAGGTGCTCTGCCGCTGCAACCACCTCACCTACTTTGCCGTTCTTATG CAAATCTCCCAGGCCCCTATCCCTGCAGAGCTGCTGGCGCCTCTCACCTACATCTCCCTGGTGGGTTGCAGCATCTCCATCGTGGCCTCGCTGCTCACTGTCTTGCTGCACGTCCAGGCCAG GAAGCAGAGTGACTCGGTAACACGCATCCACATGAACCTGCATGCCTCCGTGCTGCTCCTCAACATCGCCTTCCTGCTGAGCCCTGTGCTGGCCACGCCCCCAGTGCCCGGGGCAGCGTGCGTGGCGCTGGCCGCCACCCTGCACTACGCGCTGCTCAGCTGCCTCACCTGGATGGCCATTGAAGGCTTCAACCTCTACCTCCTACTCGGGCGCGTCTACAACATCTACATCCGCCGATACGTGCTCAAGCTCTGTGCGGTGGGCTGGG GGGTCCCGGCCTTCCTAGTGCTGCTCCTTCTTGCCGTCAAGAGCTCAGTTTACGGACCCTGCAGGATCCAGCTCTCCGACAGCCAGGGAAACAGCACGGGCTTCAAGACCATGTCAAT ATGCTGGGTGCAGAGCCCCTGGGTGCACGGTGTCCTGGTCATGGGCTATGGTGGCCTCACGTCCCTTTTCAACCTGGTGGTGCTGGCCTGGGCGCTGAGGGTCCTGAACAAACTGCGGGCACAGGAGAAGGCACCGGGCACCCGGGCCTGCCGGGACGCCGTCACCGTGCTGGGCCTCACCGTGCTGCTGGGCACCACCTGGGCCTTGGCCTTCTTCTCCTTCAGTGTCTTCCTGCTGCCCCAGCTCTTCCTCTTCACCATCTTCAACTCGCTCTACG gtttcttcctcttcctgtggTTCTGCTCTCAGAGGTACCGCTCAGAGGCAGAGGCCGAGGCAGAGATGGAGGTGTTCACCTCCTCCCAGATGGTGCAGTAG